One genomic segment of Thermogemmatispora onikobensis includes these proteins:
- the purM gene encoding phosphoribosylformylglycinamidine cyclo-ligase — MSIGPRALVLRAPGINCERETAYACRLAGFETELVHINALLREPEHLLSYHFLVLPGGFSYGDDLGAGTLLAKNLTVHLGRQLQRFVEEGRPLLGICNGFQVLVRAGLLPHTDWGNFQQTASLTFNSSGRFECRWISLVTESSRCIFTRGIYRPLELPVAHGEGRFVVASAEQLEELRQHEQIALLYDGDGYPANPNGSLANVAGVCNPAGNVLGLMPHPERYVRALQHPQQRGPADGLLLFQNAFAYVCQLLGLEPPVPPVEGGPGADESSKRRLWTPGLDGERENQSHGLPGAGDLRTPAAPAAVATSDLRERTVALAVTRDEPASLSYATSGVNIEAGEHAVELMKAAVRATHGSAVLAGVGAFAAAFRAEILQEMREPVLVATTDGVGTKTLLAVQMDRFSTIGYDLVNHCVNDLLTQGAKPLFFMDYLATGRLDPEQAATIVASVARACQEVDCALLGGETAEMPDMYVPGSFDLAGTLVGVVEATERIDPATIRAGDLLLGLPSSGLHTNGYSLARRVFAAYPLETVFPELGEPLGEALLRPHRCYLPEIMRLRAGLGPALKGLAHITGGGFQGNVVRILPPGTQAVIETTAWTVPPLFTLIARLGQINDAEMYRTFNMGIGMVLVVAEDQADQALRLVPELVPIGTIREGEGVVLTGEVPS, encoded by the coding sequence ATGAGCATTGGACCGCGCGCTTTGGTGCTGCGGGCACCGGGCATTAACTGCGAACGCGAGACCGCTTATGCCTGTCGTCTGGCAGGCTTCGAGACGGAGCTGGTTCATATCAATGCCCTGCTGCGGGAGCCAGAGCACCTGCTGAGCTACCATTTCCTGGTCCTGCCAGGAGGCTTCTCGTATGGCGATGACCTGGGAGCTGGCACACTCCTGGCGAAGAATCTGACGGTGCATCTGGGACGGCAGTTGCAGCGTTTCGTGGAGGAGGGCCGCCCGCTGCTGGGCATCTGCAACGGGTTTCAGGTGCTGGTCCGCGCCGGCTTGCTGCCACACACCGATTGGGGCAATTTCCAGCAGACGGCCAGCCTGACCTTCAATAGCTCGGGACGCTTTGAATGCCGCTGGATCTCGCTGGTAACTGAGAGCAGCCGCTGTATCTTTACGCGCGGCATTTACCGTCCGCTGGAGCTGCCGGTGGCGCATGGCGAGGGCCGCTTTGTCGTGGCCAGTGCAGAGCAGTTAGAGGAGCTGCGCCAGCACGAGCAGATTGCGCTCCTCTACGACGGCGATGGCTATCCGGCCAATCCCAATGGCTCCCTGGCGAATGTGGCCGGCGTCTGCAATCCGGCTGGCAATGTCTTGGGCCTGATGCCCCATCCCGAGCGCTACGTGCGCGCGTTGCAGCACCCACAGCAGCGTGGCCCGGCTGATGGTCTCTTGCTGTTCCAGAATGCCTTTGCCTACGTCTGTCAGCTGCTGGGCCTGGAACCGCCAGTACCCCCTGTCGAAGGTGGCCCAGGTGCTGATGAGAGCAGTAAGCGGCGCCTTTGGACGCCTGGCCTGGATGGAGAGAGAGAGAACCAGAGCCATGGGCTGCCTGGGGCCGGGGACCTGCGTACGCCTGCTGCCCCGGCGGCGGTGGCAACGAGCGATCTGCGGGAGCGAACAGTCGCGCTAGCGGTGACGAGAGATGAGCCGGCCTCGCTCTCGTATGCGACAAGTGGGGTGAATATTGAGGCGGGTGAACATGCTGTTGAGCTGATGAAGGCCGCGGTTCGCGCGACTCACGGTTCGGCGGTGTTGGCTGGTGTGGGCGCCTTTGCGGCTGCCTTCCGGGCCGAAATCCTTCAGGAGATGCGCGAGCCGGTGCTTGTGGCTACCACTGATGGCGTGGGCACGAAAACCTTACTGGCGGTCCAGATGGACCGCTTTTCGACGATTGGCTACGATTTGGTCAACCACTGCGTCAACGATTTGCTGACCCAGGGAGCAAAGCCACTTTTCTTCATGGACTATCTGGCTACGGGCCGGCTTGATCCTGAGCAGGCGGCGACAATTGTGGCGAGCGTGGCCCGGGCCTGTCAAGAGGTCGATTGCGCCCTGCTGGGAGGCGAGACTGCCGAGATGCCCGATATGTATGTGCCCGGTAGCTTTGATCTGGCCGGGACACTGGTCGGGGTGGTCGAGGCGACGGAGCGCATCGATCCGGCGACAATTCGCGCCGGCGACCTCCTGCTCGGACTGCCTTCCAGCGGCCTGCACACGAATGGCTATTCGCTGGCGCGGCGCGTCTTTGCCGCTTATCCCCTGGAAACAGTCTTTCCTGAGCTGGGGGAGCCACTGGGCGAGGCTCTGCTGCGTCCCCACCGCTGCTATCTGCCGGAGATTATGCGCCTGCGCGCCGGGCTGGGCCCAGCCCTGAAGGGCCTGGCGCATATTACTGGCGGCGGTTTCCAGGGCAATGTCGTACGCATTCTGCCCCCGGGCACACAGGCGGTCATCGAGACCACGGCCTGGACAGTCCCCCCCCTCTTTACGCTGATCGCTCGCCTGGGCCAGATCAACGATGCCGAGATGTACCGTACCTTCAATATGGGCATCGGCATGGTGCTGGTGGTCGCCGAGGACCAGGCGGACCAGGCCCTGCGCCTGGTGCCCGAGCTGGTGCCAATCGGCACAATTCGTGAGGGCGAGGGGGTTGTTCTGACCGGAGAGGTGCCTTCCTGA
- a CDS encoding phosphoribosylaminoimidazolesuccinocarboxamide synthase produces the protein MTFGPLLAEGKTKRIYAHPEDSNLVYMVSKDQITAGDGARRDELTGKGRWSTITTANVFRLLNAEGIPTHFVRQINDTTLLVKRCQMVPIEHVQRRIATGSYLKRHPEISEGTRFDPLVIETFLKDDARHDPQIWDEDIIKMGLATAEEIAWMAEQGRRVFETLERAWASVDVTLVDLKIEFGRDSEGKLLVADVIDNDSWRLWPGGDKNRMLDKQVYRNLKEVTEQDLQGIADRYALVADLTGKLRI, from the coding sequence GTGACTTTCGGGCCTCTGCTGGCTGAGGGCAAGACCAAGCGGATCTATGCCCACCCCGAGGACTCGAATCTGGTCTATATGGTCAGCAAAGATCAGATCACGGCGGGCGATGGGGCGCGCCGCGACGAGCTGACGGGCAAGGGGCGCTGGAGTACCATCACTACAGCCAATGTCTTCCGTCTGCTGAACGCGGAGGGCATCCCTACCCACTTCGTGCGCCAGATCAACGATACCACCCTGCTGGTGAAGCGCTGCCAGATGGTACCCATCGAGCATGTGCAGCGCCGCATCGCCACCGGCTCCTATCTGAAGCGTCATCCCGAGATCAGCGAGGGAACACGCTTTGATCCCCTGGTCATCGAGACCTTCCTGAAGGACGACGCCCGCCACGATCCTCAGATCTGGGACGAGGATATCATCAAGATGGGTCTGGCCACTGCTGAGGAAATCGCCTGGATGGCCGAGCAGGGGCGCCGCGTCTTCGAGACCCTTGAACGAGCCTGGGCGAGCGTGGATGTGACCCTGGTCGATCTGAAGATCGAGTTCGGGCGCGACAGCGAGGGGAAGTTGCTGGTCGCCGACGTGATCGACAACGATAGCTGGCGACTCTGGCCTGGCGGCGATAAGAATCGCATGCTCGACAAGCAGGTCTACCGCAATCTTAAGGAGGTCACCGAGCAGGATCTGCAGGGAATCGCCGATCGCTATGCCCTGGTGGCCGATTTGACTGGGAAACTGCGCATTTGA
- the purF gene encoding amidophosphoribosyltransferase has translation MERLRDACGIVGIYARPGDESIDVRQYLTLALTALQHRGQESAGMAVYDRRGRIAHRVGMGKVREVFTDMGQGLPATHCGIGHVRYSTTGSSCVENAGPFVVGENGEDPDGAHPGAIAVAHNGNLVNGPALRARLPQHLLSSTTDSEAIALLLLLTEGSTLRERMLTAFPLLKGAYSLVILAEGKLYAVRDPWGMRPLCLGRIGDIWIAASESCAFDRIGATFVRNVEPGELITIDEQGLHSEILLQAPRQTLCVFEYIYFSDATSYVNDRYVYLVREALGRELAREHPVEADLVVPVPDSSIPAALGYAAASGIPYGQAIIKNRYSDRTFIKPDQRLRQMEVDLKFNFVRPKVEGQRLVIVDDSIVRGNTMKRLVAALRHQGVREIHLRSSAPPLRHPCYFGIDIPHESELVAAGRSIQEVADYIGVDSLGYLSIAGLGRAIASVRRVSGRTAPAATQPGERDAEPVEESEMTAFYEELLHREFCYGCMRRQGWPFDPVVAADESSPLPLMRQPSPS, from the coding sequence ATGGAGCGACTGCGCGATGCCTGCGGTATTGTTGGGATCTATGCCAGGCCGGGAGATGAGAGTATCGATGTGCGTCAGTATCTGACATTGGCACTGACGGCTTTGCAGCACCGCGGCCAGGAGAGCGCGGGCATGGCGGTCTACGATCGGCGGGGCCGCATCGCCCATCGCGTGGGCATGGGCAAGGTGCGCGAGGTCTTTACGGATATGGGTCAGGGCCTGCCAGCCACGCACTGCGGCATTGGTCACGTGCGCTATTCTACCACCGGCTCTAGCTGCGTAGAGAACGCAGGCCCGTTCGTGGTTGGCGAGAATGGCGAGGACCCGGATGGCGCCCACCCTGGGGCGATTGCGGTGGCCCACAATGGCAACCTGGTCAATGGCCCGGCCCTGCGCGCGCGCCTGCCACAGCATCTGCTCTCTTCGACAACGGACAGTGAGGCCATCGCTCTCTTGCTCTTGCTGACGGAGGGTTCGACGCTGCGTGAGCGCATGCTGACAGCTTTTCCTCTGTTGAAGGGTGCTTACAGTCTGGTGATCCTGGCTGAGGGTAAGCTCTATGCGGTGCGCGATCCCTGGGGCATGCGTCCGCTGTGCCTGGGACGTATCGGCGACATCTGGATCGCTGCCTCGGAGTCCTGCGCTTTCGATCGCATTGGGGCCACCTTTGTGCGCAACGTCGAGCCAGGCGAGCTGATCACGATCGATGAGCAGGGCCTGCACTCCGAGATTCTGCTCCAGGCCCCGCGCCAGACGCTCTGCGTCTTCGAGTATATCTATTTTTCGGACGCCACCAGCTACGTCAATGACCGCTACGTCTACCTGGTGCGCGAGGCCCTGGGCCGCGAGCTGGCCCGCGAGCACCCGGTCGAGGCTGATCTGGTGGTGCCGGTTCCCGATTCGTCGATTCCGGCAGCGCTTGGCTATGCTGCCGCTTCGGGTATTCCCTACGGCCAGGCGATTATTAAGAATCGCTATAGCGACCGCACCTTTATTAAGCCCGACCAGCGCCTGCGCCAGATGGAGGTCGATCTCAAATTCAACTTTGTCCGTCCCAAGGTGGAGGGTCAGCGCCTGGTGATTGTCGACGATTCGATTGTGCGCGGCAACACGATGAAGCGCCTAGTGGCGGCCCTGCGCCATCAGGGAGTGCGTGAGATCCATCTGCGGTCAAGTGCGCCGCCGCTGCGGCATCCCTGCTACTTCGGCATTGATATCCCTCACGAGAGCGAGCTGGTTGCGGCTGGTCGCAGCATTCAGGAGGTGGCTGATTATATCGGCGTTGACAGCCTGGGTTACCTCAGTATCGCCGGTCTGGGGCGCGCCATTGCTTCGGTCCGCCGCGTGAGCGGGCGAACGGCCCCGGCAGCGACACAGCCGGGAGAGCGCGACGCGGAGCCAGTTGAGGAGAGCGAAATGACCGCCTTCTATGAAGAGCTGCTGCATCGCGAGTTTTGCTACGGCTGCATGCGTCGTCAGGGCTGGCCCTTTGATCCCGTCGTGGCCGCCGACGAGTCGTCCCCTCTGCCGCTCATGCGCCAGCCCTCGCCCTCGTGA
- the purD gene encoding phosphoribosylamine--glycine ligase, producing the protein MRVLVIGSGAREHALLWKLAQSRRVSQLWAAPGNPGMAALAECVPIGLNELERLADFAERQAIELTVVGPEAPLIAGLVDVFRARGLPIFGPTQAGAMLEGSKAFAKELMETAGIPTAQHRTFRDPAAAFAYLEEHGAPVVVKADGNAAGKGAIVALDLETARTAVRQMMVERIFGGAGEVVVIEDYLQGDEIGSTALCNGTSFVPLVLTQDHKRALDNDEGLNTGGMGAYAPLPFVSAETERVVHERIIAATLRALQERGIAFSGVLYSNIMLTERGPMVLEHNTRFGDPETQAMMLLLAADLLDLLQAPERLASASLWHPGYAVSLTLASGGYPGSYRTGLPIEGLAEARRLEQVQVFHAGTALHDGKLVTAGGRVLSVAAYGTTLAEAVERAYEAARLIHFEGMHYRRDIAKRGLRALQSQTG; encoded by the coding sequence ATGCGTGTACTGGTAATTGGTTCGGGCGCACGCGAGCATGCGCTACTTTGGAAGCTGGCGCAGAGCCGACGTGTCTCGCAGCTCTGGGCCGCTCCAGGGAATCCCGGCATGGCCGCGCTGGCGGAGTGCGTGCCTATTGGCTTGAACGAGCTGGAGCGCCTGGCCGATTTTGCCGAGCGGCAGGCGATCGAGCTGACGGTGGTTGGTCCCGAGGCGCCCTTAATTGCAGGTCTTGTCGACGTCTTCCGGGCCCGGGGCCTGCCGATCTTTGGGCCGACGCAGGCCGGCGCCATGCTGGAGGGTAGCAAGGCCTTCGCCAAAGAGCTGATGGAGACGGCGGGCATCCCTACAGCGCAGCATCGAACCTTTCGTGATCCCGCCGCCGCTTTCGCTTACCTGGAGGAGCACGGCGCTCCTGTGGTTGTCAAGGCCGATGGCAATGCTGCCGGCAAGGGGGCCATTGTAGCTCTGGATCTGGAGACCGCTCGGACAGCGGTGCGGCAGATGATGGTCGAGCGGATCTTCGGCGGCGCTGGCGAGGTGGTGGTCATCGAGGACTATTTGCAGGGAGATGAGATCGGTTCGACGGCGCTCTGCAATGGGACCAGCTTCGTGCCGCTGGTGCTGACACAGGATCATAAGCGTGCCCTGGATAACGATGAGGGCCTCAATACGGGCGGCATGGGAGCCTATGCCCCGCTGCCCTTTGTGAGCGCTGAGACCGAGCGAGTCGTGCACGAGCGCATTATCGCGGCGACGCTGCGTGCGCTGCAGGAGCGTGGCATCGCCTTCTCGGGTGTCCTCTATTCGAATATTATGCTGACCGAGCGCGGACCGATGGTGCTGGAGCATAATACACGCTTCGGCGACCCCGAGACGCAGGCCATGATGCTCTTGCTGGCAGCCGACCTGCTCGATCTGCTGCAAGCGCCTGAGCGCCTGGCGAGCGCCTCGCTGTGGCATCCAGGCTACGCGGTCAGCTTGACCCTGGCTTCGGGTGGCTATCCCGGGAGCTACCGCACGGGTCTGCCCATTGAGGGCCTGGCTGAAGCGAGACGACTGGAGCAGGTGCAGGTCTTCCATGCCGGCACCGCTCTGCACGATGGCAAGCTGGTGACGGCGGGTGGGCGCGTTCTGAGCGTGGCCGCCTACGGCACTACGCTTGCAGAGGCGGTGGAGCGTGCGTACGAAGCGGCCCGCCTGATCCACTTCGAAGGCATGCACTACCGCCGCGATATCGCCAAACGCGGCCTGCGCGCGCTGCAGTCCCAGACTGGCTGA
- a CDS encoding AIR carboxylase family protein — translation MAAKVVIIMGSKGDHGHAESIVKTLQELNLPYELRVCSAHKATRRLLEILESYEGSSDPIVYITIAGRSNALSAVVDANTRFPVIACPPYSDRFAGMDVLSSLRLPSGIASPTILEPDGAALLAAKMLALFDQELAQRLATYRERFAAELERADAEVRGHGGASA, via the coding sequence ATGGCAGCGAAAGTTGTGATCATCATGGGGAGCAAAGGCGATCATGGCCATGCGGAGAGCATTGTCAAGACGTTGCAGGAGCTGAACCTTCCTTATGAGCTGCGCGTCTGTTCAGCTCACAAGGCTACTCGCCGCCTGCTGGAGATCTTGGAGAGCTACGAGGGAAGCAGCGACCCCATTGTCTATATTACCATTGCCGGGCGCTCCAACGCCCTGTCTGCCGTGGTCGATGCCAACACCCGTTTTCCAGTGATTGCCTGCCCGCCCTATAGCGATCGCTTCGCGGGGATGGATGTCCTGTCGTCGTTGCGCTTGCCGTCGGGCATCGCCTCGCCGACGATTCTGGAGCCGGATGGCGCGGCCTTGCTAGCTGCCAAGATGCTGGCGCTCTTTGATCAGGAGCTGGCCCAGCGTCTGGCAACCTATCGCGAGCGCTTTGCTGCCGAGCTGGAGCGCGCCGATGCAGAGGTGCGCGGTCATGGTGGAGCCAGTGCCTAG
- the purN gene encoding phosphoribosylglycinamide formyltransferase, whose product MVEPVPSAEVNVRDSREAAASGEAQTLPHLRLGVLISGSGTNLQAIIDACENGRLRAAEIALVVSNVAGALGLQRALKHHLPAIYLPWRGREESEQRLAALLELFRVDLVVLAGWMRILSADFLARFPRRVINLHPALLPDDPSADVYIASDGSHIPAFRGLHAIRQALEAGVKVTGSTVHYVTPAVDAGPVLCRAEVPIQEGDSEETLHERVKAVEHSLVIEAIERWRARELLPQR is encoded by the coding sequence ATGGTGGAGCCAGTGCCTAGCGCTGAGGTGAACGTGCGTGACAGCCGCGAGGCCGCAGCAAGCGGGGAAGCCCAGACGTTGCCTCACCTGCGCCTGGGGGTGCTCATCTCCGGCAGCGGGACCAATCTCCAGGCCATCATCGATGCCTGCGAGAATGGGCGGCTGCGAGCGGCTGAGATTGCCCTGGTCGTGAGCAATGTAGCTGGAGCGCTGGGTCTACAGCGCGCCCTCAAGCATCACCTGCCGGCGATCTATCTGCCGTGGCGTGGGCGTGAGGAGAGCGAGCAGCGCCTTGCGGCCTTGCTGGAGCTGTTCCGCGTCGATCTGGTCGTGCTGGCGGGCTGGATGCGCATCCTGAGCGCAGACTTTCTGGCCCGCTTTCCGCGGCGGGTGATCAATCTCCATCCGGCGCTTTTGCCCGATGATCCCAGCGCCGACGTCTACATCGCCAGCGACGGCAGCCATATCCCGGCTTTTCGGGGCCTGCACGCTATCCGCCAGGCCCTGGAGGCCGGCGTCAAGGTCACGGGGAGCACTGTGCACTATGTGACGCCGGCGGTCGATGCCGGGCCGGTGCTCTGCCGGGCCGAGGTCCCCATTCAGGAAGGCGACAGCGAGGAGACGCTGCACGAGCGCGTCAAGGCGGTCGAGCACTCGCTGGTCATCGAGGCCATCGAGCGCTGGCGCGCACGCGAGCTGCTCCCTCAGCGCTAG
- a CDS encoding DarT ssDNA thymidine ADP-ribosyltransferase family protein, with protein MEEPTRHPDADAILARLSQEGITTLYHFTSFDNIYSICHRGCLYSKELLEEFGILASIDSGGDSLSFSLDKANGNWNKVSLSFSPYTPMAYRTKRRKNLCYFCISPEIATLQGVIFTDTNANRNDHNRRTGLDGLDLVHFQIIRSMTRIDKETWKRFVQAEVLIPWQVPLRFVQRIAFVSQANVEEAQRLCYRLTHPPFEVDKRLFTDSRGEPPENIHFPYVEHLHFFDEGHPASSMLYLDQGAMNIYSRSEHPFLRVALTLRLILGTEIYLRLYSLDHPTEALVWEQHEPSDPILYPKPFHIRTYNIPTEKLTPGRYLFECYLDKIRRASYLFYLTE; from the coding sequence ATGGAGGAGCCGACGCGCCACCCAGATGCGGATGCCATCCTTGCCCGCCTTAGTCAAGAAGGCATTACTACCCTCTACCACTTTACATCTTTTGACAATATTTACTCTATATGCCATAGAGGTTGTTTATATTCAAAAGAGTTATTGGAAGAATTTGGAATTTTAGCTTCTATAGATAGCGGTGGTGATAGTTTGTCCTTTTCTCTAGATAAAGCAAACGGTAACTGGAACAAAGTTTCTTTAAGCTTCTCTCCATATACACCGATGGCCTATCGGACCAAAAGACGCAAGAATCTTTGTTACTTTTGTATCTCTCCAGAAATAGCGACGCTACAAGGAGTGATCTTTACAGACACAAATGCCAATCGTAACGATCATAATAGGAGAACAGGTCTGGATGGGCTAGATCTCGTACATTTTCAGATTATCCGCTCCATGACGAGGATCGATAAAGAGACCTGGAAGCGGTTTGTTCAAGCTGAGGTCCTGATTCCTTGGCAAGTTCCGCTACGCTTTGTCCAACGAATTGCATTCGTGAGCCAGGCGAATGTTGAGGAAGCCCAGCGGTTGTGTTACCGCCTGACACATCCTCCTTTTGAGGTTGACAAAAGACTTTTTACTGATTCCCGAGGGGAGCCACCAGAGAATATTCACTTTCCTTACGTAGAGCACTTGCATTTTTTTGACGAGGGACATCCTGCCAGTTCTATGTTATACTTAGATCAAGGGGCTATGAACATCTATTCTAGAAGTGAACATCCCTTTCTGCGAGTAGCCCTGACGCTTAGGCTTATCCTAGGGACGGAGATCTATCTCAGACTATATAGCCTGGATCATCCCACTGAGGCTCTCGTCTGGGAGCAACATGAGCCTTCCGATCCTATCTTATACCCTAAACCTTTTCATATTAGAACTTACAATATACCTACCGAGAAATTAACTCCTGGTCGGTACTTATTTGAGTGTTATCTCGATAAGATCAGGCGGGCTTCTTATCTTTTCTATCTCACGGAATAG
- a CDS encoding ADP-ribosylglycohydrolase family protein: MQLELFGDEPQRRRPPQGNALPPRERFEAAMLYSSIGDALGWPTEFLIPGRSRQPPFQLPLQTFVNWKKRVGGRWWGYEDKVGPGEYSDDTQLTLAVARCINEEGRFEPERFAYEELPLWLQYERGGGRTVKTAARKLVARQAHWLHNFYHQGDLDYREAGANGAAMRNLPIALVNVHDKQALIRDSFYNAIITHGHPRAILGAILFGLAVHCALTLTAPPPPARFIECLLDGLRQVPQVMRGDERLQRWINTWNRGCLDKELDFAQLYHRTLQEAVQYLKHIPAFLSRDPKDYYTFVGALEPATKGSGIATVCVAIYLFLRYLQHPQQGIIVAVNTFGSDTDTIALFLGSLLGAFHGLQVIPPTLMNQVQDHHFLMAIARRLYEIASASTTFAASIEAKSDRRAFYFSILSWEVAFHEMFHQEYQDGNILIHPALGLGTIQSQEAQPLRRDGYVARLIRVQFKCGQTCVFHSRVKGHESPSESLAGEVARALQEREE; this comes from the coding sequence ATGCAGCTAGAACTCTTTGGTGACGAGCCACAGCGCCGGCGCCCACCCCAGGGGAATGCTCTCCCTCCCCGCGAGCGCTTCGAGGCTGCTATGCTTTACAGCTCTATCGGCGATGCCCTGGGCTGGCCGACAGAGTTCCTGATTCCGGGAAGAAGCCGTCAGCCCCCCTTTCAGCTTCCTCTTCAGACTTTTGTCAATTGGAAAAAGCGCGTTGGCGGGAGATGGTGGGGTTATGAAGATAAGGTTGGCCCTGGAGAGTACTCGGATGACACGCAGTTGACGCTGGCGGTTGCCCGTTGCATCAATGAGGAGGGGCGCTTTGAGCCGGAGCGCTTCGCCTATGAGGAGCTACCGCTATGGCTGCAGTACGAGCGCGGCGGCGGTCGCACCGTCAAAACCGCTGCTCGCAAGCTTGTGGCCCGGCAAGCTCACTGGCTCCATAATTTCTATCATCAGGGCGACCTTGACTATCGAGAAGCCGGGGCCAATGGAGCCGCCATGCGCAATCTCCCGATTGCCCTGGTCAATGTACATGACAAGCAAGCGCTTATTCGCGATTCCTTCTACAACGCTATTATTACCCATGGTCACCCACGTGCGATTCTGGGAGCGATCCTCTTCGGCCTGGCAGTTCACTGCGCCCTCACGCTGACAGCGCCTCCCCCTCCTGCCCGCTTTATCGAGTGCCTTCTTGACGGCCTGCGCCAGGTTCCCCAGGTTATGCGGGGAGACGAGCGCCTGCAGCGCTGGATCAACACCTGGAACCGCGGTTGCTTGGATAAGGAGCTGGACTTTGCCCAGCTTTACCACCGCACTCTACAAGAGGCTGTGCAGTATCTGAAGCACATCCCGGCCTTTCTCTCACGGGACCCCAAAGACTACTATACCTTTGTAGGCGCTCTCGAACCCGCCACAAAAGGCTCGGGAATTGCTACGGTCTGCGTCGCCATCTACCTCTTTCTGAGGTATCTCCAACACCCCCAGCAAGGCATCATCGTCGCCGTCAATACTTTCGGCAGCGACACCGACACGATTGCTCTTTTCCTCGGCAGCCTACTGGGCGCTTTTCATGGCTTGCAGGTCATTCCTCCAACGCTGATGAACCAAGTTCAAGATCATCATTTCCTGATGGCAATCGCTCGCCGGCTGTATGAGATCGCCTCTGCCTCCACAACTTTTGCTGCCTCAATTGAAGCAAAGAGCGATCGTCGGGCATTCTACTTCAGCATTCTCTCCTGGGAAGTCGCTTTTCACGAAATGTTCCACCAAGAATACCAGGACGGCAATATCTTGATCCATCCAGCCCTCGGCCTGGGAACCATCCAATCGCAAGAGGCACAGCCTCTACGCCGCGATGGCTATGTGGCCCGCCTGATTCGTGTCCAGTTCAAGTGTGGCCAGACCTGCGTTTTCCATTCACGAGTCAAAGGGCACGAATCTCCCTCGGAAAGCCTTGCCGGCGAGGTAGCCCGCGCCTTGCAAGAGCGAGAAGAGTGA